A genomic stretch from Telopea speciosissima isolate NSW1024214 ecotype Mountain lineage chromosome 7, Tspe_v1, whole genome shotgun sequence includes:
- the LOC122668751 gene encoding adenylate isopentenyltransferase 3, chloroplastic-like — MGGVPHHLIGIIGPEADFTIADFYEKTLHATTCILDWGNLSIIVGGSNRFIEALVDNETLRFRNKYDSCILGVHVSLSVLKTYIYEHVDQMVQSGLVDEVYGILSLDGDYSKGIRRSIGVPKLDAYFRSKAAGCEDKERLVKLFKEGEGL, encoded by the coding sequence ATGGGTGGTGTTCCTCACCACCTAATAGGGATCATAGGTCCTGAAGCGGATTTCACCATAGCCGATTTTTATGAAAAAACTTTACATGCTACGACTTGCATCTTGGATTGGGGAAATCTCTCAATCATAGTCGGTGGCTCCAACAGATTCATAGAGGCACTTGTGGACAATGAAACCCTAAGATTCAGAAACAAGTATGACTCTTGTATTCTTGGGGTTCATGTCTCCCTTTCTGTCCTGAAGACTTATATCTACGAGCATGTAGATCAGATGGTCCAATCTGGTTTAGTCGATGAAGTCTATGGCATTTTGTCACTAGATGGAGACTATTCAAAGGGCATTCGACGATCTATTGGAGTCCCAAAACTTGATGCATACTTCAGATCAAAAGCCGCTGGTTGTGAAGATAAGGAGAGACTAGTGAAACTGtttaaagaaggagaagggttGTAA